The Naumovozyma dairenensis CBS 421 chromosome 11, complete genome genome includes a window with the following:
- the NDAI0K01440 gene encoding phosphatidylinositol N-acetylglucosaminyltransferase subunit A/GPI3 — protein sequence MGFNIAMVCDFFFPQLGGVEFHIYHLAQNLISQGHSVVIITHQYKDRIGVRYLTNGLKVYHVPFLVMYRETTFPTVFSTFPILRNILIREQIQIVHSHGAVSTLAHEAILHANTMGLLTVFTDHSLYAFDTTGSILANKILTFSLTNIDRVICVSNTCKENIILRADLLPEMVSVIPNAVISEDFKPISRDIKLRNKNKKGNITIVIIGRLFPNKGSDLLTRLIPLICSRDDRVNFIIAGDGPKFIDFQQMIEANRLEERVQLLGAVPHENVRDVMCQGDIYLHASLTEAFGTVLVEAASCGLLIVTTNVGGIPEVLPSNMTVFAKETSVSALVLAINEAIGLFRSGHCDTSTFHEEIFKMYRWEDVAKRTVQVYEDIYSTFSMDEKNWIYMLKKLYKREGLWARHLYVLCSIINYMLYVIFEWLYPRSEIDIALKWPPKE from the coding sequence ATGGGGTTTAATATTGCCATGGTCTgtgatttcttcttccctCAATTGGGGGGTGTGGAGTTCCATATTTATCATCTAGCCCAGAACTTAATATCCCAAGGCCATTCCGTCGTAATAATCACCCATCAATACAAGGATAGAATTGGCGTGAGATACTTAACTAATGGACTAAAAGTATATCATGTCCCATTTCTAGTGATGTATAGGGAAACAACGTTCCCCACCGTATTCTCGACATTCCCTATCCttagaaatatattgataagagaacaaattcaaattgtACACTCACATGGTGCAGTATCTACTTTAGCTCATGAAGCTATCTTACATGCAAATACAATGGGATTATTGACAGTTTTTACGGACCATTCGTTATATGCATTTGATACTACCGGTTCAATTTTAGCAAACAAAATTCTAACATTTTCCCTTACAAATATTGATAGAGTCATTTGTGTTTCTAATACTtgtaaagaaaatataattttaagAGCAGATTTACTACCAGAAATGGTCTCTGTGATTCCTAATGCTGTCATTAGCGAGGACTTTAAACCTATTTCTCGTGATATCAAACTTCgaaacaaaaacaagaaagGTAATATTACAATCGTTATTATAGGTAGATTGTTTCCTAATAAAGGTTCAGATCTCTTGACACGGCTTATCCCATTGATTTGTTCTCGAGATGATAGAgttaattttattattgctGGTGATGGTCccaaattcattgatttccAACAGATGATAGAAGCAAATAGATTAGAAGAAAGAGTTCAACTATTGGGGGCTGTACCGCATGAAAATGTCAGAGACGTTATGTGTCAAGGtgatatttatttacatgCAAGTTTGACAGAAGCCTTTGGAACTGTTTTAGTGGAGGCTGCATCATGTGGTTTACTAATTGTTACTACCAATGTAGGTGGGATACCGGAAGTCCTACCTTCGAATATGACTGTATTCGCCAAGGAGACGTCTGTATCTGCACTTGTATTAGCCATCAACGAGGCGATTGGTTTATTTCGATCTGGTCACTGTGATACTTCAACCTTCcatgaagaaatattcaagatGTACCGTTGGGAGGATGTGGCTAAAAGGACCGTTCAAGTATACGAAGATATTTACTCAACTTTTTCTATggatgaaaaaaattggatatACATGTTGAAGAAGCTTTATAAGAGAGAAGGGCTTTGGGCAAGACATTTATATGTGTTATGTtctataattaattatatgCTTTATGTCATCTTTGAATGGCTTTATCCAAGATCAGAAATCGATATTGCTCTTAAGTGGCCACCAAAAGAGTGA
- the VPH2 gene encoding Vph2p (similar to Saccharomyces cerevisiae VPH2 (YKL119C); ancestral locus Anc_2.453): MFEIQINCAICDKLQELAKETNEDDKSLKDEVDTLLNNGSISMERLLHYHKTYWKETTRMKDLLIPLEFKFKEKHNPGSKYSDDFKTQLKLLKLKQDELDYQNLIKKDKQNTLLGSNERDDNVDLSPAEINKQIKEQITTVFNILVTVVSVVFAIWYWSGSSSYLPLHYRLLLCILAGITVLVAEVVVYNSYLNKIQEAKLKERSKKERKKVIKKITL; the protein is encoded by the coding sequence ATGTTTGAGATTCAGATCAATTGCGCAATCTGTGATAAATTACAGGAATTGGCAAAAGAGACGAATGAAGATGACAAGtctttgaaagatgaaGTGGATACGCTTTTAAATAATGGATCCATTTCAATGGAAAGATTATTACATTATCATAAAACCTATTGGAAAGAAACAACGAGGATGAAGGATCTTCTGATACCGTTGGAgtttaaattcaaagaaaaacataACCCTGGATCTAAATATTCTGATGATTTTAAGAcacaattgaaattgttgaaattgaaacaagATGAGCTTGActatcaaaatttaatcAAAAAAGATAAGCAGAACACATTATTGGGAAGTAATGAACGTGATGATAATGTTGATTTAAGTCCTGCtgaaattaataaacaGATTAAAGAACAAATCACAACggtatttaatattttggtTACTGTTGTTTCTGTTGTGTTTGCTATATGGTATTGGTCAGGGTCTTCATCTTATTTACCTCTTCATTATAGACTTTTATTATGTATACTTGCAGGGATAACGGTCTTGGTTGCAGAAGTTGTTGTTTATAATAgttatttgaataaaattcaGGAGGCTAAACTGAAAGAGAGATCtaagaaagaaaggaagaaaGTTATTAAAAAGATTACATTATAG
- the NDAI0K01450 gene encoding uncharacterized protein yields the protein MRLTQNGNNGVSYTGLSNEEPVLNGSSDDTAPSMPAEPPSYDLEMGDSNLLMEQMEIEDSSDNIREPFSDKLSRFRTNFSNNVVIPVQEIIMDPLASLLAMLSEKIDLYLSKIGNPLILRRFFYIFIMSGIAWLVMSSGLLPNGRASGSRGMFSDHSILLEYAKQSLDLSKMERDLEYLSSMPHMSGTKGDTAIAKYIQESYGANGLKLIKDMEYKVHSNYPGKVSLTAWTKGSPNQAIDFPLDEQNFNPLGSNGELQNVNLIYAHKGSLNDLQKLKDDNILKENDKDDDDATKDFVLLMHYDKFVGEQMMAAQELGAKGVIFISEPMGDNKDIVQMRSVGIPQYGTGDALTPGWFGSAKDEINANDSKTIPHIPSLPISRAQGEKLLSLIPNNGVQFEDDRFSGHIGDTKLHMKVENAVRDHHLIHDIVGKFEGREQTDKAIIIGASRNSISRGAMYPNTGTVLLLSLLQLFQEMKYKYDWKPLRNVYFISFGGNELNYAGSTELMEQRLNAMKDEVYTYVDISQLAIWDDEKKLNIQTHSLLYDFFQNDDSKQGFDVSVEHIQQYGDWIPFLANGIPVSVISTPRTKGRELPIYTIEDTFENARGRLRESEAVNDLILYLFHKSLKLIDDPLIPFNIDQYITILEHEMIGMVEKYSDHLNFSKLVDGRNRWKQIAGQWQSWIKIWENIVLHNEGGVEPSLISVHRWTWNKKLCNIGRRQCSPEGLPGREFYKNVVYSPRLWTQDESNGAWVFPSIKDAIHEDNWNLAQEQLDLVGQTFLESAGLFIEETTDVGY from the coding sequence ATGAGGTTAACACAAAATGGGAACAATGGTGTTAGTTATACCGGTCTCTCAAATGAAGAGCCTGTCTTAAATGGCTCGAGCGATGATACTGCACCATCGATGCCTGCAGAACCTCCATCATACGATTTAGAAATGGGGGATAGTAATCTCCTAATGGAACAAATGGAAATAGAAGATTCAAGTGATAATATAAGAGAACCATTCTCGGATAAATTAAGTAGGTTTAGGACGAATTTCAGTAATAATGTTGTAATTCCAGTACAAGAGATAATCATGGATCCGTTGGCTAGTCTACTTGCTATGTTATCAGAAAAGATTGATCTATATTTGAGTAAAATTGGGAATCCATTGATATTGAGACGgtttttctatatattcataatgTCTGGTATCGCTTGGCTTGTGATGTCTAGTGGGTTGTTACCTAATGGACGTGCCAGTGGATCTCGAGGTATGTTTTCTGATCATAGTATTCTTCTTGAATATGCAAAACAATCTTTGGATTTATCAAAGATGGAACGTGATCTAGAGTATTTAAGTAGTATGCCTCACATGTCAGGTACTAAGGGAGATACCGCGATTGCTAAGTACATTCAAGAATCATATGGGGCTAATGgattaaaattaataaaagatatgGAATACAAGGTTCATTCCAATTATCCAGGTAAGGTATCATTGACTGCATGGACAAAGGGTTCCCCAAACCAGGCAATCGATTTCCCACTGGATGAACAGAATTTCAATCCCTTAGGTTCTAATGgagaattacaaaatgttAATCTAATATATGCACATAAAGGGTCTCTAaatgatttacaaaaattaaaagatgataatattcttaAAGAGAATGAtaaggatgatgatgatgctaCTAAAGATTTCGTCCTGTTGATGCATTATGATAAATTCGTCGGTGAACAAATGATGGCAGCACAAGAGCTCGGTGCTAAAGGtgttattttcatttcagAACCTATGGGGGATAACAAAGATATTGTACAAATGAGATCAGTAGGTATTCCACAGTATGGTACAGGTGATGCTTTGACTCCTGGTTGGTTTGGATCTGCGAAAGATGAGATTAATGCAAATGATTCCAAGACGATACCCCATATTCCATCGCTTCCTATATCCAGAGCTCAAGGTGAGAAGTTATTATCTCTAATTCCTAATAATGGTGTCCAGTTCGAAGATGATCGTTTTAGTGGGCATATTGGAGATACTAAACTGCACATGAAAGTTGAAAACGCAGTACGTGATCATCATTTGATTCACGATATAGTGGGTAAATTTGAAGGTAGAGAACAAACTGATAAAGCCATTATTATAGGTGCATCTAGAAACTCTATTAGCCGTGGAGCTATGTATCCAAACACAGGCACTGTATTATTACTTTCTCTATTACAATTGTTCcaagaaatgaaatacAAGTATGATTGGAAACCGTTAAGAAACGTTTATTTTATATCGTTTGGTGGTAATGAGTTGAATTATGCTGGGTCCACTGAATTGATGGAACAACGTTTGAACGCAATGAAAGATGAGGTATATACATATGTGGATATCAGTCAATTAGCGATATGGGATGAtgagaagaaattgaacaTTCAGACAcattctttattatatgatttCTTCCAGAATGATGATAGTAAACAAGGATTTGATGTTTCTGTTGAACATATTCAACAATATGGTGATTGGATTCCATTTTTGGCCAATGGCATCCCTGTATCAGTGATATCTACACCAAGAACCAAGGGTAGAGAACTTCCAATATACACCATTGAAGACACTTTTGAAAATGCACGAGGGAGACTACGAGAATCCGAAGCAGTCAATGATTTAATACTTTATTTATTCCATAAAAGTTTGAAGTTAATTGATGATCCTCTAATACCATTCAATATTGATCAATATATCACGATCCTAGAACATGAGATGATTGGAATGGTGGAAAAATACTCTGACCATTTGAACTTTTCAAAGTTAGTTGATGGTCGGAATAGATGGAAGCAAATTGCTGGTCAATGGCAATCTTGGATTAAAATTTGGGAAAACATTGTACTACATAATGAAGGAGGTGTTGAACCATCACTGATATCGGTCCATAGATGGACATGGAACAAGAAACTATGTAATATTGGGAGAAGACAATGTTCACCGGAGGGGCTTCCAGGTCGTGAGTTTTACAAGAATGTGGTATATTCACCTAGACTATGGACCCAAGATGAAAGTAACGGAGCATGGGTTTTTCCAAGTATCAAAGATGCGATTCATGAGGACAATTGGAATTTAGCCCAAGAACAATTAGATTTAGTTGGTCAAACTTTCCTAGAGTCTGCAGGGCTATTTATCGAAGAAACGACAGACGTAGGCTACTAA
- the PRR1 gene encoding serine/threonine protein kinase PRR1 (similar to Saccharomyces cerevisiae PRR1 (YKL116C); ancestral locus Anc_2.457) produces MAIESQICPPKKPQGRDLEIPKLTLQEELNNNSDPNSNLKENIDPEKNSIMDKNITQDADQETTPLSLTIPTFEHVTMLPTPMTYTPLSPGGLALSPIIDQHLNIAKRRAGGTSKVPNIQHTNEFTQMRRDLDGLLEPQQRIVSELAPPPLSSPQRIVSLPTVTEEASSQSLELPIVPNNALVDLDSEHQEDFILTGYLLGQWDKPLQWKKIKKLGEGNFSDVLLYESFIQDDPNLIQVAVKRIKYPMELNDETFRNTPQYKDTISRLENSLTRELTVLKSLNHPCIVKLFGINSPIFLESKTPLRDFIKSHGLGLPPCDMIMSYCAGGDLLAAVTSCLGELDIWLIQRIFTELVIAVKYLHDNNIIHRDLKLENILLKYSLHDIVAMKDSPMFKRQNILELADFGLCKKIDEGEMCTARCGSEDYVSPEILMGIPYDGHLTDSWALGVILYALLEDRLPFDPPPNATSRQRSRATSHRIARFDWRWFRLAETDLDAKEIVENTLTRKNQRWNVNDLLESSFVKKELDTLLL; encoded by the coding sequence ATGGCCATTGAATCTCAGATCTGTCCGCCAAAGAAACCTCAAGGTAGAGATTTAGAAATACCGAAATTAACACTCCAAGAAGAACTAAACAATAATTCGGATCCCAATTCAAACctgaaagaaaatatagaCCCTGAGAAGAATAGCATTATGGACAAAAACATAACACAAGATGCTGATCAAGAAACAACGCCATTATCTCTTACAATCCCCACTTTTGAACATGTCACAATGCTACCGACCCCAATGACTTACACGCCTCTATCACCTGGTGGATTAGCCTTATCTCCAATTATTGACCAACATTTAAATATTGCAAAACGGAGAGCAGGAGGCACATCAAAAGTCCCAAACATTCAACATACAAATGAATTTACGCAAATGAGAAGAGATTTAGATGGCCTTTTAGAACCACAGCAACGTATTGTATCAGAACTGGCACCTCCTCCATTATCATCACCACAAAGAATCGTCTCTTTACCCACAGTAACTGAAGAAGCATCATCTCAATCCTTAGAACTGCCAATCGTTCCAAACAATGCATTAGTAGATTTAGACTCAGAACATCAAGAAGATTTCATACTGACAGGGTATCTTTTAGGTCAATGGGACAAACCATTAcaatggaagaaaattaaGAAACTAGGCGAGGGAAATTTCAGTGATGTTCTACTATATGAATCCTTCATACAAGATGATCCTAATTTAATTCAAGTTGCTGTGAAGCGAATTAAATACCCGATGGAACTAAATGATGAAACGTTTAGAAACACACCACAATATAAAGATACCATTTCACGTTTGGAGAATTCATTAACGAGAGAATTAACCGTtttgaaatctttaaaCCATCCTTGTATTGTTAAACTTTTTGGGATTAATAGTCCGATTTTCTTAGAAAGCAAGACACCATTGCGTGATTTCATTAAGAGTCATGGCTTAGGGTTACCACCATGCGATATGATTATGTCATACTGTGCTGGTGGTGACTTATTAGCAGCAGTGACAAGCTGTCTTGGTGAATTGGATATTTGGTTAATTCAAAGAATCTTCACTGAATTGGTAATAGCTGTCAAATACCTTCatgataataacattatTCATAGAGACttaaaattggaaaacaTTCTTCTGAAATATTCATTACATGATATTGTAGCCATGAAGGATTCGCCGATGTTCAAAAGACAAAATATTCTAGAGTTGGCTGATTTCGGTTTAtgtaaaaaaattgatgaagGTGAAATGTGTACAGCAAGATGTGGTTCAGAAGATTACGTTTCTCCAGAGATATTAATGGGGATACCATATGATGGGCATCTAACAGATTCATGGGCATTGGGTGTCATATTATATgcattattagaagatcGTTTACCGTTTGATCCGCCACCAAATGCCACTTCAAGACAACGAAGTCGAGCTACTTCACATAGGATTGCAAGATTCGATTGGAGATGGTTTAGGCTGGCAGAGACAGATCTTGATGCAAAGGAAATCGTAGAAAATACGTTGACGCGGAAAAATCAACGTTGGAATGTGAATGATCTTTTGGAATCTAGTTTTGtgaaaaaagaattagacacattattattgtaa
- the NDAI0K01430 gene encoding uncharacterized protein (similar to Saccharomyces cerevisiae YMR209C; ancestral locus Anc_8.722), with the protein MSSIISTFLITVLFFLMSFLSKYKPFRNWAAKQLESSLTEQLSPYVNYRIRSPGFQLIPAKNGGSVKLQNLAYTLNELKEYQSRGKMTNSIISKRTNELIDTNWLEQLNKVRYFDKISQVNESVSRNYKVIENIIEYVLKEMVNTSSKTDKKMINVLRGFCTEFGFNLDTNGSKLQRKIGYKDETIVLQSNSNQNRVIEAINHLCRDWSDSFKLEREPIVDYVQKRLESCQLGDNSLVVLPGSGLGRLAHSIAEIFPSVDVDSVELSTLMYVCNQFALHFKRDVEICPFNMFYSGQLDVKKQTRPFNVSLSKVSFTPNLNTLLEDFRKYTPRKLTYDKIIIVTEYFIDTAENMFEYFENIESLKQYSNNLQWINVGPLKYGTRPLVQFTVEELNSLRRIRKWEDIDVQVNTKQADLNGYLTDYESLYQGYYGLLKFHSRYQGPHT; encoded by the coding sequence ATGAGTTCAATTATAAGCACATTTTTAATCACCGTATTATTCTTCCTCATGTCATTTTTAAGTAAATATAAACCATTTAGAAACTGGGCAGCAAAACAACTTGAAAGTTCTCTGACAGAACAATTATCACCGTATGTTAACTATCGTATTAGAAGTCCAGGGTTCCAATTAATTCCTGCTAAGAATGGTGGGTCTGTAAAACTGCAAAATTTGGCATATActttaaatgaattgaaagaatacCAATCACGAGGTAAAATGACGAATAGTATCATATCTAAGAGGACgaatgaattaattgataCCAATTGGTTAGAACAGTTGAATAAGGTACGATATTTTGATAAGATTAGTCAAGTTAATGAAAGTGtttcaagaaattacaAAGTTATTGAGAATATCATCGAATATGTCCTGAAGGAAATGGTGAATACTTCTTCGAAGACTGATAAGAAGATGATTAATGTATTACGTGGGTTCTGTACTGAATTTGGATTTAATCTTGACACCAATGGGAGTAAATTACAACGGAAAATAGGatataaagatgaaactATTGTATTGCAATCGAACTCAAATCAAAACAGGGTTATTGAGGCTATAAATCATCTTTGTCGAGATTGGAGCGACAGTTTCAAATTGGAAAGGGAACCTATAGTAGATTATGTGCAAAAAAGATTGGAATCATGCCAGTTGGGTGATAACTCATTGGTTGTACTTCCTGGATCAGGATTAGGTCGATTGGCACATTCTATTGCTGAAATTTTTCCCTCAGTTGATGTTGATTCGGTAGAACTATCAACATTAATGTACGTTTGTAATCAATTTGCATTACATTTTAAGCGAGATGTTGAAATATGTCCATTCAATATGTTCTATTCTGGCCAACTTGATGTCAAGAAACAAACGCGACCATTTAATGTCAGTTTAAGTAAAGTTTCATTCACTCCTAATTTGAATACGTTGTTGGAAGATTTCCGTAAGTATACTCCAAGAAAGCTTACTTATGATAAGATTATTATAGTTACAGAATATTTCATAGATACAGCTGAAAATATGTTTGAATATTTcgaaaatattgaatctCTGAAGCaatattctaataatttacaGTGGATCAATGTTGGACCTTTGAAATATGGAACTAGACCGTTAGTTCAATTTACTGTAGAGGAATTAAACTCACTGAGAAGAATACGGAAATGGGAAGACATAGATGTGCAGGTTAATACTAAACAGGCAGATTTGAATGGCTATTTGACAGATTATGAGTCTTTGTATCAAGGTTACTACGGTCTTCTTAAATTCCATTCTAGATATCAGGGACCGCATACATAA
- the APN1 gene encoding DNA-(apurinic or apyrimidinic site) lyase APN1 (similar to Saccharomyces cerevisiae APN1 (YKL114C); ancestral locus Anc_2.458), with product MTAKFVRSTVSKYKFGAHMSGAGGVSNSVINAVSSGCNSFALFLKSPRKWISPQYTSEEIQKFKDNCVKYNYNPLTDILPHGQYFINLANPDPEKVEKSFESFLDDLNRCEQLGIGLYNLHPGSVLKGDHGIQLKQLASYLNKAIEKTNFVKILLENMAGTGNLVGSTLQDLHDVIEMIDDKSRIGVCIDTCHTFAAGYDISNKEAFDKFWKDFDEIVGFKYLAAIHLNDSKAPLGANRDLHERLGQGFLGLEVFRILAHYDHLREIPIVLETPYEKAEDYGPEIDLLEWLENIDDPTDKELLEKNEELQKIGTKSRKEQLSKFEAKEKAKAKIKTTRKRKAEKVEIGMDITSQLKSKKVKK from the coding sequence ATGACTGCCAAATTCGTTAGATCTACAGTCTCCAAATATAAATTCGGTGCACACATGTCAGGAGCCGGTGGTGTCTCCAACAGTGTCATAAACGCAGTTAGTTCAGGTTGTAATTCATTtgcattatttttaaaatctCCAAGGAAATGGATCTCTCCACAATACACATCGGAAGAgattcaaaaattcaaagataaTTGCgtgaaatataattataatcCATTGACTGATATCTTACCGCATGGtcaatatttcattaatttagCGAACCCTGATCCtgaaaaagttgaaaaaagtTTTGAATCTTTTTTAGATGATTTGAATCGTTGTGAACAATTGGGTATTGGGCTATATAATTTACATCCAGGATCCGTATTGAAAGGTGATCATGGtattcaattgaaacaattagcttcatatttgaataaagCTATTGAGAAGACCAACTTTGTTAAGATCTTGTTGGAGAATATGGCTGGGACAGGGAATCTTGTCGGGAGTACGTTACAAGATTTACATGATGTTATTGAAATGATTGATGATAAGTCGAGGATTGGTGTTTGCATCGACACTTGTCATACTTTTGCCGCAGGGTATGATATTAGTAATAAGGAGGCATTTGATAAGTTTTGGAaagattttgatgaaattgtGGGATTCAAATACTTGGCCGCTATCCATTTGAATGATTCAAAGGCTCCATTAGGTGCAAATAGAGATTTACATGAAAGATTGGGTCAGGGATTTTTAGGTTTAGAAGTGTTTAGAATATTGGCACATTATGATCATTTACGTGAAATACCGATTGTTCTAGAAACTCCTTATGAAAAGGCTGAGGATTATGGCCCTGagattgatttattagaatGGTTAGAAAATATCGATGATCCAACTGACAAGGAActattagaaaaaaatgaagagTTGCAAAAAATAGGCACTAAATCACGTAAAGAACAACTTTCCAAATTTGAAGCGAAAGAAAAGGCTAAGGCAAAGATAAAAACAACAAGGAAGAGAAAAGCTGAGAAAGTAGAAATTGGGATGGATATTACTTCCCAATTGAAAAGTAAAAAGgtcaaaaaataa
- the OAC1 gene encoding Oac1p (similar to Saccharomyces cerevisiae OAC1 (YKL120W); ancestral locus Anc_2.451) gives MSQGNKETKHLEKTAAQKVSKFGSFTAGGLAACIAVTVTNPIELVKIRMQLQGEMSALTQRIYKNPIQGMGVIFKNEGIRGLQKGLVAAYIYQIGLNGSRLGFYEPIRSTLNSFFFPDVESHKVQNVGVNVVSGAASGIIGAVIGSPLFLVKTRMQSYSDVIKIGEQTHYTGVWNGLSTIFKNEGLKGLFRGIDAAILRTGAGSSVQLPIYNTAKNFLVKNDIMKDGPALHLTASTISGLGVGVVMNPWDVILTRIYNQKGDLYKGPLDCLIKTVRIEGITALYKGFEAQLFRIAPHTIMCLTFMEQTMKLVYSVESRILGHN, from the coding sequence ATGTCACAAGGAAACAAGGAAACGAAACACCTCGAGAAAACAGCAGCTCAAAAAGTGTCCAAATTTGGATCTTTCACAGCAGGAGGTCTCGCAGCATGTATTGCAGTCACCGTCACAAACCCAATCGAATTAGTCAAGATTAGAATGCAATTACAGGGTGAAATGTCTGCATTAACtcaaagaatatataagaaCCCTATTCAGGGTATGGGTGtgattttcaaaaatgaagGTATTAGGGGCCTTCAAAAGGGTCTAGTCGCcgcatatatatatcaaattgGGTTGAATGGGTCCAGATTAGGGTTTTATGAACCTATCCGCTCCACTTTGaatagtttctttttcccTGACGTGGAGAGTCATAAGGTGCAAAATGTGGGTGTTAATGTTGTATCCGGTGCTGCATCCGGGATTATTGGTGCTGTTATTGGATCACCTTTGTTTCTTGTGAAAACAAGAATGCAATCATATTCAGATGTCATTAAGATTGGGGAACAAACTCATTATACTGGGGTATGGAATGGATTATCtaccattttcaaaaatgaagGGCTTAAAGGTCTTTTCCGTGGTATAGATGCAGCTATTTTGAGAACAGGTGCTGGTTCCTCTGTTCAATTACCAATTTATAATACGGCCAAAAATTTCCTTGtgaaaaatgatataatGAAAGATGGCCCCGCTCTACATCTAACTGCAAGTACCATTTCTGGATTAGGTGTTGGTGTCGTGATGAATCCATGGGACGTTATCCTAACAAGAATTTATAACCAAAAGGGTGATCTTTATAAGGGTCCATTAGATTGTTTGATTAAGACTGTTAGAATCGAAGGTATTACCGCTCTGTATAAAGGTTTTGAAGCTCAATTGTTTAGAATCGCTCCACATACAATCATGTGTCTGACATTTATGGAACAAACAATGAAATTAGTTTATTCAGTCGAAAGTAGGATTCTAGGGCATAATTAG